CAGCGTTGTCGCCGCATTCCAACACCATATCGTTGCGTAGTCCCTCTTCCCGCGCCGCTCTTGCGAGATCTGACGCGTGGGCGCCCACAGCCACTATTCCGGCAACGCCTGCCCTTGCCGCATGCCTTCCGACTCGGGCATGGGCGCATGCGCTCGCCTGCCCAAGTTCGAGCATCTCTCCCATGACGGCAATAACCCGCCTGCCTGCAGCGTGGACAACCGCAGCATCGATGGCGCACTCCATGGACGCAGGGTTCGCATTGTAGCTGTCATCTATCACCACGTACCCGGCAGGCGCAGGTTGGAACTGCATTCGCATGGATGAGGGCGCGAAAGAGGCCAGCCCGGCCGCCATGGCTTCCGCGTCCATCCCGAACTCGATTCCCACCGCCAAAGCCGCCAAGGCGTTCACCACATTGTGCATGCCTGGCAAGGGAACAGTGAACCTGATTGCCCTCTCCGCCATGCCCGACGCCCCAAGTGTGAAGCTGGAACTACCTGATTGCAGATCAACGGCGTCCGGCCGGATCAAGCAGTGATCCCCAAGGCCGTATAGTATCACTCGGACTCCGGCCTTGGCCGAGGCGCCCATGGCCCTGGTCAACGGATCATCGCCATTGAGGATCGCCGCTCCTCCGGGCTCGAGAGCCTCGATGAGCTCTGCCTTGGCGACAGCGGTATTCTCTCTCGATCCAAGGAGCTCAATGTGGGCGTCGCCCACGTTTGTGATAACGCCCATAGTAGGGCGCACAATCTGCGCCAAGCTTGCGATCTGCCCGCGGCCTCTCATAGCCATTTCAACCACTGCACAGTCGTGCTCAGACCCCATTCCGAGCACCGTGAGGGGTACGCCGATCTCATTGTTCTGATTCCCAGCCGTGGACGCCACACGGCGCCTCGACGACAGGACCGATGCGATCATGTCCTTTGTCGTTGTCTTGCCGGCACTGCCCGTAACGCCCACTACTGGCAGGTTCAGCGCCTGCCGGTGAACGGCGGCCAGTGCGCCCAGAGCCGCCAGCGTGTCAGTGACATGGATCACGCCGAATCTCGGATCTAGGGCCTTCGCGTCATTCGGAATTCTCGACACCACGGCGCCAGCGGCGCCGGCAGCTGCAGCAGCTTCCACGAATGCGTGCCCGTCCCCTCGCTCTCCACGCAAAGCAAAGAAGATGGCGGAAGGCCCGGCAAGCCTCGAATCCACTACCGCAAAACGGACCTCACGGCCTGCATCTCCCGACTGCAAGGTTCCCCCAACTGCCGAGGCAACCTGGGCTAGGGTGTATGAAAACAAGTCAAATCAGCTCCCTGATCGCGGCGCGCGCCACTTCCCTGTCATCGAAGTGGATCGTCCTATCCCGAAATATCTGGTAGGTCTCATGACCCTTGCCTGCTATGAGAACCACATCTCCACGCCGCGCCCATCCAATCGCCGTACGGATCGCCTGCGCCCGGTCAGGCTCCACGACCCATCGTCCATCCCGGCAGCCCATTCCGCCGATGATCTCACCGATTATCGCATTCGGCGCCTCGCTTCTGGGATTGTCCGAGGTGACGATGGTCAGGTCCGCCATCTCCGCGGATATCCTCCCCATAAGCTGGCGCTTGGTTCGGTCGCGGTCACCGCCGCATCCGAACACGGATATGACGCGGCCCTGAGCCATCTCTCGGGCAGTCGCAAGTACATTGGCCAGGGAATCCGGAGAATGGGCGTAGTCCACAATCACGGCGAAATCTTGCCCTTCCGACACCGCTTCAAACCGCCCGGGGACTCCCGGGAAATGCTCGACCGCGACAGCAGCGGGCTCAAGCTCAACTCCTAAGGCGCGAGCCGCGGCTATGGCGGCCATCGAGTTGTACACATTGAACGCGCCAACAAGAGATGACGACACTCGCACCGACGAGGCGCCTTCCCGCAGCATATATGCGAGCCCCCTGCCGCCAGGTGAAATGTCCTCCGCTCGGAAGTCGGCGTTCGCGCCACGCTGTGAGTAGGTGATTACCTCCGCTCCACCGCTCTGTGCAGCGGCAATCATCGAAGCCCCGTACGGGTCGTCCAGATTGATGACTGCCCTCTTCGGCCAGGGCTTGGCGTCACGCCTGCCGTAGGCGCCTAGGGTGCGGAAGAAACCCGCCTTGGCGTCGACGTAGTTCTCGAGCGTCCTGTGGAAGTCCATGTGGTCATGGCCGATATTCGTGAAAACGCCAACATCGAAATCGATATGAGCGATCCTGCCAAGGGACACGGCATGAGATGATACTTCCATCACACAATGGGTCTGCCCAGCTGCCGCCATTTCGTGCATTAGCTTCTGAATGTCCGCGGCTTCAGGTGTGGTGTTGGGCGCAGGGACGACGCTCCCGCCCGCGCGGTAGGAAATGGTGCCCAAAAGCCCTGCGGGGCGCCCTGCCCATTCGAGTATCGAGTGCAGGATACTGGCAGTCGTCGTCTTCCCCTTGGTTCCTGTCACTCCCGCAACACTCAGCACAGATGAGGGGTCGCCGTACAGCGCAGTGGCCATGTCTCCCAGAGCCGCCCTGGCATCAACGGCCTTTACGACTGCTGTCCCCGCCGGGACGTCAATATCCCTCGATACAAGCACCGCGCTTGCACCGCGGGAGATAGCATCGGAAACGAAACTGTGGCCATCAATGTTGGCCCCCACGAAAGCTGCGAACAGCACGCCTGCCCCGGAAACGCGTCGCGAATCGTACACGAGGCTCCCGATCATGGCGTCGGCGTCGCCATGGAGTTCGCATCCTGGAGTGCGGGCAACGAGTTCGCCCAGACTCATCTGTGGCATCTGCATCAGTCCTCCAGGTATATGGTGACCATTGTATCGGCCTTCACCACTGTGCCCGCAGCAGGTTCCTCCCGTACGACTAGACCCTTCCCCACCGGATTCACGCTGAGGCCCCGGGCCCCAAGGAGCAGCGCAGCGTCCTTGAGCGTCCTTCCAATTACATCAGGCACTTCCACCTCAGCATCGTCAGGATTATACCGCTCTGCAGGGGTAAAGTAAACGACGACTGTGGTCCCTGCATCCACTCGCGCCCCTGCCTTCGGAGTCTGTTCCGTGGCGACCGACCCACTTCCCTCTGCTCTCGTCGAGAGCTTCGCCGCACTCAGGATCGAATTTGCATCATCTGCAGACTTGCCGACCACATTAGGCACCGTCACTGTCTTCTTCACCGAACTGCCAGTAGGTCCGTAGGTCGGAGGCAGTTCGAGGTAGCGCAGAGCATCCTCCATTGCCGCCTTGAAGATCGGCGCGGCGATCACTCCGCCGTACTTCACATCCACGGTGGGCTCATCAAGCACCACCAGTATGGCGATCCTAGGGTCGTTGGCCGGTGCGAAACCCATGAACGAAGCCACTCGCTTCTCTCCGTATCCCCCACGCTCCGGCTTCTGCGCAGTCCCTGTCTTGCCAGCCACCGCATAGCCCGGCACTGCCGCGCGTGAGCCGGACCCGTTCACCACCACTGATTGAAGTATGGTCGATAGCTCGGAGGCGGTCTTCGCGGACACAGCCTGCCTTATCTTGGTTGGCTGGAACCTCTGAATGACTTCCCCCTCGGGGCTGAGCACCTCCCGCACCAGCATAGGCTTCATGAGGGCGCCGCCGTTGGCGATTGCGCACATTGCGTTCAGGAGCTGAAGCGGGGTGACTGATATGCCCTGGCCGAATCCATAGGTTGCGAGTTCCACAGGGCCGATCTTCTTCACCTGATGGGTTATCCCGGCAGCCTCGCCCGGGAAATCGATTCCGGTCCTCTCGGAGAGCCCCATCGCCCTCACATACTGGAGAAACTTCTCCGTTCCGAGTTTCAGCGCGATGGACGCAAACACTGGGTTACAGGAGTTCTCCGTGGCCTGAGTGAATGTCTGCGACCCATGCCCCCCGGCCTTCCAGCACTTCATCGTCCTGTCTTCCACTTTGATGAATCCTGGATCGAAGAACATGGTGTTCGGCGTGACCACACCTTCCTCAAGCGAGGCAGCGGCCGTCACCACCTTGAATGTGGAACCCGGCTCATACATGTCGCAGATGGCGAAGTTGCGCCTGTTCGCCCCTGGATACTGGGCGTAGTTGTTCGGGTTGAACGTAGGGCGGATCGCCATGCCGAGCACCTCAGACGTGCGCGGGTCCATGGCGAGAATGAGCCCGCGCGATGCACCAGTGTCGACGAGTGCACGATCGAGCTCCCGCTCGCAGATGAACTGGATCACCTCGTCAATAGTGAGCACTATGGAGTTTCCATCGACTGGGGGAATACGGGATTGCCTGCCTCCCTCAATCTCCCTGCCAGCCGCATCTCGTTCAGCAACTATCTGGCCTCGCACGCCGCGCAGCTGGGAATCGTAGTACTGCTCAATTCCCTCAAGGCCTTGGTTGTCGATTCCGGCAATTCCGATGACCTGCGCCGC
The Clostridia bacterium genome window above contains:
- the murF gene encoding UDP-N-acetylmuramoyl-tripeptide--D-alanyl-D-alanine ligase; this encodes MFSYTLAQVASAVGGTLQSGDAGREVRFAVVDSRLAGPSAIFFALRGERGDGHAFVEAAAAAGAAGAVVSRIPNDAKALDPRFGVIHVTDTLAALGALAAVHRQALNLPVVGVTGSAGKTTTKDMIASVLSSRRRVASTAGNQNNEIGVPLTVLGMGSEHDCAVVEMAMRGRGQIASLAQIVRPTMGVITNVGDAHIELLGSRENTAVAKAELIEALEPGGAAILNGDDPLTRAMGASAKAGVRVILYGLGDHCLIRPDAVDLQSGSSSFTLGASGMAERAIRFTVPLPGMHNVVNALAALAVGIEFGMDAEAMAAGLASFAPSSMRMQFQPAPAGYVVIDDSYNANPASMECAIDAAVVHAAGRRVIAVMGEMLELGQASACAHARVGRHAARAGVAGIVAVGAHASDLARAAREEGLRNDMVLECGDNAAAAAAATVLAREGDVVLVKGSRGMHMEEIVASLVQGEDGQGELA
- a CDS encoding UDP-N-acetylmuramoyl-L-alanyl-D-glutamate--2,6-diaminopimelate ligase → MPQMSLGELVARTPGCELHGDADAMIGSLVYDSRRVSGAGVLFAAFVGANIDGHSFVSDAISRGASAVLVSRDIDVPAGTAVVKAVDARAALGDMATALYGDPSSVLSVAGVTGTKGKTTTASILHSILEWAGRPAGLLGTISYRAGGSVVPAPNTTPEAADIQKLMHEMAAAGQTHCVMEVSSHAVSLGRIAHIDFDVGVFTNIGHDHMDFHRTLENYVDAKAGFFRTLGAYGRRDAKPWPKRAVINLDDPYGASMIAAAQSGGAEVITYSQRGANADFRAEDISPGGRGLAYMLREGASSVRVSSSLVGAFNVYNSMAAIAAARALGVELEPAAVAVEHFPGVPGRFEAVSEGQDFAVIVDYAHSPDSLANVLATAREMAQGRVISVFGCGGDRDRTKRQLMGRISAEMADLTIVTSDNPRSEAPNAIIGEIIGGMGCRDGRWVVEPDRAQAIRTAIGWARRGDVVLIAGKGHETYQIFRDRTIHFDDREVARAAIRELI
- a CDS encoding penicillin-binding transpeptidase domain-containing protein; the encoded protein is MPSRSVNARKAYRRAAPGRQIHNRNVSGVSVSPVVIRARAYRVIVLVTLLFLALVLRLAWIQIVKSPFYTKLALDQRMRPVPVEARRGTIYDRQRRELAVSISADSVYAAPADVRDPSDAAKKLSTLLGVAEETLLKNLTARQQTVWLRRKVEHDVADAVKKLGLSGIGVVESGQRFYPKDTLAAQVIGIAGIDNQGLEGIEQYYDSQLRGVRGQIVAERDAAGREIEGGRQSRIPPVDGNSIVLTIDEVIQFICERELDRALVDTGASRGLILAMDPRTSEVLGMAIRPTFNPNNYAQYPGANRRNFAICDMYEPGSTFKVVTAAASLEEGVVTPNTMFFDPGFIKVEDRTMKCWKAGGHGSQTFTQATENSCNPVFASIALKLGTEKFLQYVRAMGLSERTGIDFPGEAAGITHQVKKIGPVELATYGFGQGISVTPLQLLNAMCAIANGGALMKPMLVREVLSPEGEVIQRFQPTKIRQAVSAKTASELSTILQSVVVNGSGSRAAVPGYAVAGKTGTAQKPERGGYGEKRVASFMGFAPANDPRIAILVVLDEPTVDVKYGGVIAAPIFKAAMEDALRYLELPPTYGPTGSSVKKTVTVPNVVGKSADDANSILSAAKLSTRAEGSGSVATEQTPKAGARVDAGTTVVVYFTPAERYNPDDAEVEVPDVIGRTLKDAALLLGARGLSVNPVGKGLVVREEPAAGTVVKADTMVTIYLED